Proteins encoded by one window of Yamadazyma tenuis chromosome 2, complete sequence:
- the GET2 gene encoding GET complex subunit get2 (COG:U; EggNog:ENOG503NYV2) yields the protein MAGGNATGRLNAILNQGNSVKSSTVTSVLDKDESPKPTNAPIPTPISKFHGDDDPDTSDIEQLLSTRVSPAPSPLAPQDPTASDIDEMFKKMFGGQSGNGSGDDPLTSMMMSMMQQSQKDEGDTTGLQDQAYEAQLLKYNMYNLKKLKYRFLVVRYLSVVVNFVYHFFASTTFRGSSHAFSRAAGMSGYYNNGFFVTFVSLEAVVLSSYLVISSRRKASENISSDNLVLKVVSMAAAVVPAVQRFQPVIVQLVKYWEVLSMLVGDLALVAVLFGLTSVL from the coding sequence ATGGCAGGCGGCAATGCCACCGGCCGGCTCAATGCCATTTTGAATCAAGGAAACTCCGTCAAGTCGTCCACAGTCACTTCTGTGTTGGATAAGGACGAATCTCCCAAACCCACAAATGCCCCCattccaacaccaataaGCAAATTCCACGGCGACGACGACCCTGACACCTCCGACATCGAGCAGTTGTTGAGTACAAGGGTGTCGCCAGCCCCCAGCCCATTGGCACCCCAAGACCCCACTGCTAGTGACATTGACGagatgttcaagaagatgtttGGAGGACAACTGGGCAATGGCAGTGGCGACGACCCGCTTACGAGCATGATGATGAGTATGATGCAGCAGCTGCAGAAGGACGAAGGGGATACCACGGGGCTTCAAGACCAGGCGTACGAGGCCCAATTGCTAAAGTATAATATGTACAATctcaagaaattgaagtaccggtttttggtggtgcGGTACTTAAGCGTGGTGGTGAACTTTGTGTACCACTTTTTCGCCCTGACAACGTTCCGTGGGTCATCCCACGCGTTTTCCCGGGCGGCAGGGATGTCTGGGTACTATAACAATGGGTTTTTTGTGACGTTTGTGTCATTGGAAGCGGTGGTATTGTCCAGTTACCTTGTGATAAGCTCCAGGCGAAAGGCCAGCGAAAACATCAGCAGCGACAACCTCgtgttgaaggtggtgcTGATGGCAGCCGCAGTGGTACCGGCGGTACAACGGTTCCAGCCGGTGATTGTACAGCTTGTCAAATACTGGGAAGTGCTCAGCATGCTTGTAGGAGATTTGGCATTGGTGGCGGTATTGTTTGGTCTCACCAGTGTTTTGTAG
- a CDS encoding uncharacterized protein (EggNog:ENOG503NUUH; COG:S): MTTLTAERLVRLAYKYPSLENSWFLIACACLSVLNQPQEIPKVYHFALRQQLLEFKNDENLLNDKYLLQLAQDSISSSDKFEELSSIGIGLPDVLIPFTYYSKLPLGFKFNQSTSIFEFQNLLTLKFREVLLKVCGLIGIPKTINSLTYLKNVTPTNFRSHNVPQRPNLINHTNFPSSQIIEEDSCGTRLDEQNGIVDTIDGPISPNSINTPVVIDNLKQGSDLWNKVYSNNLNRKIRNQIYQAYPDLWYFIYQGYYSNILSYSQILSDKETSLCIITSLIPQDVNPQLKGHLRGALNLGVPKDQLTDVRSLVFDICDWVGGNYWKGGKDSVAKL; the protein is encoded by the coding sequence ATGACCACTCTCACGGCAGAACGATTGGTGAGATTAGCGTACAAGTATCCCTCGCTCGAGAACTCATGGTTCTTGATTGCGTGTGCATGTCTCAGCGTCTTGAATCAACCCCAGGAAATCCCCAAGGTTTACCACTTTGCCTTGAGACAGCAGCTCTTGGAGTTTAAAAATGATGAAAATCTCTTGAACGACAAGTACCTCCTTCAGCTCGCCCAGGATTCGATTTCGTCCAGTGACAAGTTCGAAGAGCTCAGCTCCATCGGCATTGGCCTCCCTGACGTGTTAATACCTTTTACCTACTACCTGAAGCTCCCACTTGgattcaaattcaatcaGTCCACCAGTATTTTTGAGTTTCAGAACTTGCTCACATTGAAGTTCAGAGAAGTGTTGCTCAAGGTGTGTGGACTCATTGGAATTCCCAAGACCATCAATTCCTTGACGTACTTAAAGAATGTCACACCCACCAACTTCCGCAGCCATAACGTGCCGCAGCGacccaacttgatcaaccaCACCAACTTCCCATCGTCCCAGATCATCGAGGAGGATTCTTGTGGTACCCGCTTGGATGAACAGAATGGCATCGTTGACACCATCGACGGACCTATCAGTCCCAACAGTATCAACACTCCAGTGGTGATTGACAATCTTAAGCAAGGCAGTGACTTGTGGAACAAGGTGTactccaacaatttgaaccGCAAGATCCGGAACCAGATATACCAGGCGTACCCAGACTTGTGGTACTTTATCTATCAGGGGTACTACTCCAACATTTTGAGTTACAGTCAGATTTTGTCCGATAAAGAAACCTCCTTGTGCATCATCACCAGTCTTATTCCCCAAGACGTCAACCCTCAATTGAAGGGCCATTTACGGGGTGCCCTCAATTTGGGGGTTCCCAAGGACCAATTGACGGATGTGCGCAGCCTTGTGTTTGATATCTGTGATTGGGTGGGGGGAAACTACTGGAAAGGTGGGAAGGATTCGGTCGCAAAGTTATGA
- the vid27 gene encoding Vacuolar import and degradation protein 27 (COG:U; BUSCO:EOG09260WG2; EggNog:ENOG503NX2R) has product MNFIRKFMGKSSTEELSSVPKGKLYLTRAPNSPKGSLECLYNDAFMCIRSTTRPFYYQLAVSKVYQEGEILTPNDNEFDDSDDDNFLDGSGSNDISSKSKDEWNFIILQDLSFKFIEKKNGSMAISWIDINGDVGDSFEFVIDDDVNLNDVESFKISLYKCIYESKYHKPSTEIDETELKEFESFEEELTLEDVKNDLLKYKNKNVTTYDDEDDDDDDDDDDDDEEWAETSQGIVGKKSKSLGAASQQTERPYGDDEESTVVFIEPATKEEPKEKVFSKKVDLYLYGEDGFGFTSEVTLEILSYVAWNYTVKLYNGSNVRFETFLSSAMSPIFEESKNAFVFNYNRASESGLQSSTWLVGFDKLATMKEFQNQFLKCYFEYTNKKKYPDTEELDSSYLADSLSGMTLDDDDEFFSTHSSSDDKESDEDDEDEEVVVRPARSAKKITVPANVEGGINSDLTVGFANDRSYVVNGNNLGVFKNGNDDLEFQSTIGGLKNRAGQQILPEALMLQRRDESLVFKDKNSQGLYRMDLNRGQIVEEWDVSNNDQALRHFTTNKKYDQLTNEQTFMGISKNEVFQMDPRLANIIVPTETRLKQSNFNHINTTKGGYFAVSDADGKIRLYDRIGLKRAKSLLPSLGDTIVAMDTSNDGRWLLATCSDYLLLVDLKVQAGSKNAGALGFEKPFSAASKPIPRRIMLKPEHSMAILNSGGQKSLNFTRAYFNTKVTDHAETDIITSTGNYVVQFNLKKILQGKVDSYVVKKLDEAVVSSNFQFGSNNAIFASEHNVAKMGKRKFERFERFEKASERKR; this is encoded by the coding sequence ATGAATTTTATCCGGAAATTTATGGGAAAAAGCTCCACCGAAGAGCTTAGCTCGGTCCCCAAGGGGAAACTATACCTCACGCGGGCCCCCAATTCTCCCAAGGGTTCACTCGAGTGTCTTTATAATGATGCGTTTATGTGTATCCGACTGACCACCAGACCCTTTTACTACCAATTGGCAGTGAGCAAGGTGTACCAAGAAGGTGAGATCCTTACGCCCAACGACAATGAATTTGATGACAGTGATGAtgacaacttcttggatgGAAGCGGTTCAAATGACatttcatccaagtcaaaaGATGAATGGAACTTCATTATTCTTCAGGATTTgagcttcaagttcattgagAAAAAGAACGGGTCGATGGCCATTAGCTGGATTGACATTAATGGCGACGTGGGTGACAGTTTCGAGTTTGTGATAGATGACGATGTCAATTTGAACGACGTCGAGCTGTTCAAAATCAGCTTGTACAAGTGTATCTATGAGCTGAAGTACCATAAACCATCGACTGAAATCGACGAGaccgagttgaaggagttcgaatcatttgaagaagagttaACTCTTGAAGACGTGAAGaatgacttgttgaagtacaagaacaagaatgTCACCACatatgatgatgaagatgacgatgacgatgacgatgacgatgacgacgacgagGAATGGGCAGAGACGTCCCAGGGTATCGTGGGCAAGAAAAGCAAGTCCCTCGGAGCCGCGTCCCAGCAAACGGAAAGACCCTACGGGGATGACGAAGAGAGTACCGTTGTGTTCATTGAGCCTGCCACCAAGGAGGAGCCCAAGGAGAAGGTATTCTCCAAGAAGGTAGATTTGTACTTGTACGGTGAGGATGGGTTTGGTTTTACCCTGGAGGTGACGCTCGAAATACTTCTGTATGTGGCCTGGAACTATACAGTGAAGCTTTATAACGGTTCGAACGTTCGGTTTGAAACGTTTCTTTCGAGTGCGATGTCCCCCATTTTCGAAGAGAGCAAGAATGCGTTTGTGTTTAACTATAACAGAGCTTCCGAATCAGGCTTGCAGCTGTCAACGTGGCTTGTGGGTTTTGACAAATTGGCGACGATGAAAGAGTTCCAGAATCAGTTTTTGAAATGCTACTTTGAGTAtaccaacaagaagaagtaccCAGACACGGAGGAACTTGACCTGCTGTACTTGGCCGACTCCTTGAGCGGCATGActcttgatgatgatgatgagttcTTTTCAACTCACAGTTCCAGTGATGACAAGGAgagtgatgaagatgatgaagacgaggaAGTGGTTGTGAGGCCAGCGAGATCAGCCAAGAAGATCACAGTTCCGGCCAACGTTGAAGGTGGAATCAACTCAGACTTGACGGTGGGATTTGCTAACGATAGGTCGTACGTGGTGAATGGTAATAACTTGGGAGTGTTTAAGAACGGAAATGATGACCTTGAGTTCCAGTCCACGATCGGTGGACTCAAGAACAGGGCCGGCCAACAGATTCTACCCGAGGCACTCATGTTGCAACGGCGAGACGAACTGTTGGTATTCAAGGATAAGAACAGCCAAGGCTTATATCGGATGGATTTAAACAGAGGTCAGATTGTGGAAGAATGGGACGTCAGCAACAATGACCAAGCACTTCGACATTTCACGACTAACAAGAAGTACGATCAGCTCACCAACGAACAGACATTTATGGGTATTTCCAAGAATGAGGTGTTTCAGATGGACCCTAGACTTGCGAACATTATTGTTCCCACCGAAACCCGGTTGAAACAAagcaacttcaaccacatcaacaccaccaaaggtGGGTACTTTGCCGTTAGTGATGCGGACGGAAAGATCAGATTATACGACCGTATTGGTCTTAAGAGAGCCAAGAGTTTATTACCTTCATTGGGTGACACGATTGTAGCTATGGACACCTCCAATGATGGGAGATGGTTGTTGGCTACTTGCAGTGATTATCTTTTGCTCGTTGACTTGAAGGTGCAAGCGGGCAGTAAAAATGCAGGAGCATTAGGATTCGAGAAGCCATTCAGTGCTGCTAGTAAACCAattccaagaagaatcatGTTGAAACCCGAACACCTGATGGCCATTCTTAATTCTGGAGGACAAAAGAGCTTGAACTTCACCAGAGCATACTTTAACACCAAGGTTACTGATCATGCTGAAACAGATATTATCACCAGTACTGGCAACTATGTGGTTCAATTCAACCTTaagaagattttgcagGGCAAAGTCGACTCTTACgtggtgaagaaacttgATGAGGCTGTTGTGTCGTCAAACTTCCAGTTCGGATCCAATAATGCCATTTTTGCATCTGAGCACAATGTAGCTAAGATGGGCAAGAGGAAGTTTGAGAGGTTTGAGAGATTTGAGAAGGCTCTGGAGAGAAAGAGATGA
- a CDS encoding uncharacterized protein (EggNog:ENOG503P3HD; COG:S) has protein sequence MLVPSLQTLLESKPAEPAKTPYTKQNFIRYLSSIHCLENYEFIMDVNKYNRLKEKDKLPKWNDIIKLYLLDDSPKEINLPYQYKHNLLVKIPNGDVVKKSYKIIYELLLDSYNQFINLTKKQNMSSFANHQGQSLPIPVPNGGRRNSSSAASSGSRRNSVVEVSHSSRRGSSSSHLASGTVHVSRSNSTSAAMGTTPRSGSRRPSLTPEYPKSPINNGTHIGIKSNIVKLPSPSSDVEVKKKAASQSQSLFKMKKFKFRRNSNE, from the coding sequence ATGCTAGTTCCGTCTTTGCAGACTCTTTTAGAGTCCAAACCGGCAGAACCTGCCAAGACTCCCTACACAAAGCAAAACTTCATACGGTACCTTTCATCAATTCATTGCTTAGAAAATTACGAATTCATCATGGACGTCAACAAATATAATCGActcaaagagaaagacAAACTTCCCAAATGGAATGACATTATCAAGCTTTACCTCTTGGACGATTCTcccaaagaaatcaacctTCCGTACCAGTATAAACACAATTTACTCGTGAAAATCCCTAACGGTGACGTTGTCAAGAAGAGTTACAAGATCATTTACGAACTTCTATTGGACAGCTACAACCAATTTATCAACCTcaccaagaaacaaaacATGAGCAGTTTTGCCAACCATCAGGGCCAAAGCTTACCGATCCCAGTACCAAATGGCGGGCGGCGGAACCTGTCGCTGGCAGCGTCATCCGGCAGCCGGCGTAACAGCGTGGTGGAAGTGAGCCACAGCAGCCGGCGCGGACTGTCATCGTCCCATCTCGCGTCCGGAACCGTCCACGTCAGTCGTAGCAACTCGACGCTGGCAGCGATGGGCACCACCCCACGGTCCGGCTCTCGGCGGCCCTCTCTCACGCCCGAGTACCCCAAGCTGCCCATCAATAATGGCACCCACATAGGTATCAAGAGCAATATTGTGAAGTTACCACTGCCACTGTCAGATGTGGAAGTTAAGAAAAAAGCTGCCAGTCAGTCGCAgagcttgttcaagatgaagaagtttaaGTTCCGGCGCAATTCTAACGAATGA
- the NUT2 gene encoding RNA polymerase II mediator complex subunit (EggNog:ENOG503P6MC; BUSCO:EOG09264V30; COG:K), with translation MTTSQIESTPENRPLVAAVEQLQQLTDSLIEAGVLVHDNQGTPQSHQVLVHKFNQVIDQLDNLNTIQGMASYPIPVDIISYIEDGRNPDIYTREFVEVNAKSNARLKGKMENFGKLRDILSQKVVSEFPELKDTVEDIQRRTSGK, from the coding sequence ATGACAACGTCACAAATCGAAAGCACTCCTGAAAACCGCCCGTTGGTTGCGGCAGTCGAGCAGCTCCAGCAGCTTACAGATAGCTTGATCGAAGCAGGGGTCTTGGTCCATGACAACCAAGGTACACCTCAATCCCACCAGGTTCTTGTCCACAAGTTCAACCAGGTGATTGACCAATTAGACAATTTGAACACTATCCAGGGCATGGCTCTGTACCCAATTCCAGTGGATATCATCAGCTACATCGAAGACGGGCGTAACCCGGACATCTACACGAGGGAGTTTGTTGAGGTGAATGCCAAGTCCAATGCCCGACTCAAGGGTAAGATGGAAAACTTTGGCAAGCTACGGGATATTTTGAGCCAGAAGGTGGTGAGCGAGTTTCCTGAGTTGAAGGACACGGTCGAGGACATACAGAGAAGAACGAGCGGGAAATAG
- the SHY1 gene encoding surf-like protein (COG:C; EggNog:ENOG503NU6X; BUSCO:EOG09263V60): MNKLRFTRPTVFVRTVKTPTIDWKPIVTSKTNVTEAEIQSKHPVFRRVLLGLMIAMPVISFGLGCWQVKRLDWKTNLISQCEKQLAKPPMASLPPDLDPDAVKDFEYRRFYVKGKFDYSQEMFLGPRIRNGMAGYLVVTPFQRSDGGKPILVERGWISKEKVIPSTRENNYLSHLALPRGEIEIMAFFRNMPEKSSMQFDHQAGTRQFFMPDVAAMSLQAGTLPVYAQMVYDMADHPEWGSGRLSRWWTWLQPRQQPQDDFEMQFQEFEFVKNGVPIGRVPKVTFTNNHLQYLATWFGVSIASSGLLAYQMYKSKKFAGADKVLEAKKKDMRQNW; this comes from the coding sequence ATGAACAAACTAAGATTCACCAGACCCACCGTGTTTGTACGGACGGTCAAAACCCCCACAATCGACTGGAAACCCATCGTCACGTCCAAGACGAATGTCACCGAGGCCGAGATCCAGTCCAAACACCCGGTGTTCCGCCGTGTGCTCCTTGGTCTCATGATCGCCATGCCGGTGATCTCGTTTGGTTTAGGATGTTGGCAGGTCAAACGACTCGATTGGAaaaccaacttgatctcCCAGTGTGAGAAGCAGTTGGCCAAACCCCCCATGGCGTCGTTGCCGCCAGACCTCGACCCCGACGCCGTCAAAGATTTTGAATATCGCCGATTCTACGTCAAGGGAAAGTTTGACTATTCCCAGGAGATGTTTTTGGGTCCCCGGATTCGTAACGGTATGGCCGGCTACCTCGTGGTAACCCCGTTCCAGCGCCTGGACGGAGGTAAGCCCATTTTGGTGGAGCGTGGATGGATCTCCAAGGAGAAGGTCATTCCCTCTACAAGAGAAAACAACTATCTCTCGCACCTCGCGTTACCTCGGGGGGAGATTGAGATCATGGCATTCTTCCGTAACATGCCAGAGAAGTCGTCGATGCAGTTTGACCACCAGGCCGGTACCCGGCAGTTTTTCATGCCTGATGTAGCAGCCATGTCGCTCCAGGCTGGTACCTTGCCAGTTTACGCCCAGATGGTGTACGATATGGCCGACCACCCGGAGTGGGGCCTGGGCCGGTTGTCGCGGTGGTGGACTTGGTTGCAGCCACGCCAGCAGCCACAGGACGACTTTGAAATGCAGTTCCAGGAGTTTGAATTTGTGAAAAACGGTGTGCCCATTGGCCGAGTGCCCAAAGTtaccttcaccaacaaccatTTGCAGTATTTGGCGACGTGGTTTGGCGTGTCGATTGCGTCGTCTGGCTTGCTTGCGTACCAGATGTACAAATCGAAGAAGTTTGCCGGGGCCGACAAGGTTTTAGaagcaaagaagaaggacaTGCGGCAGAACTGGTAA
- a CDS encoding uncharacterized protein (EggNog:ENOG503P5CT; COG:S): MKAVVSSGKAYFCTILSVFGVVILSVIAYLFQISHESMVGSTNDPENGPEVAKTVFGAVLVYLAFFLFCGFQVFLIQRESRISL; encoded by the coding sequence ATGAAAGCAGTGGTGTCCAGTGGAAAAGCGTACTTCTGCACGATCTTGTCGGTGTTCGGGGTGGTGATCCTCTCTGTGATAGCATACTTGTTCCAAATCAGCCACGAGTCGATGGTGGGCTCGACCAACGACCCGGAAAATGGCCCCGAGGTCGCCAAAACCGTATTTGGAGCTGTTCTCGTTTACTTGGCCTTTTTTTTGTTCTGTGGGTTCCAGGTGTTCCTCATCCAGAGAGAAAGCCGGATTCTGTTGTGA
- a CDS encoding uncharacterized protein (EggNog:ENOG503P6XY; COG:K), with protein MADDQDKTNKAILDQLVYIDNFIGEDHELNFDLSAFADDSFIFADEEKPPNDKINEMLRNKEGLHALSHGSASGEAAGHGDLGGLELNNLPRFPVPPGAKSSLEQAGLNQSQIDLLSALIAQYQSVQQAPSLDSVDPVDPQMVGMSAQPPRPRHNHRHSQSHTSRLPLLRTTSHGPGSASGSSSAGGGLGLSGDTAAPETFVPFFSTSPSLATGSFGDSAGTGTHDDGSGSESPASSSTSKSIDNDIDKRRRNTAASARFRIKKKLKEKQMEDKISNLQDVIRGFEGKIQTLELENRLLKNLIIEKGSEKSDNELRMLREKIYREEQK; from the coding sequence ATGGCCGACGACCAAGACAAGACCAACAAGGCAATCTTGGATCAACTTGTGTACATCGACAACTTCATCGGTGAGGATCACGAGCTTAACTTCGACCTCTCAGCGTTTGCGGACGACTCATTTATCTTTGCAGACGAGGAGAAGCCTCCGAACGATAAGATCAACGAAATGCTCCGCAACAAAGAAGGCCTCCATGCTCTTTCTCACGGCAGTGCCAGTGGTGAAGCGGCGGGTCACGGAGACCTTGGTGGCCTTGAGTTGAACAATCTCCCGCGGTTCCCAGTGCCTCCTGGTGCCAAAAGCTCCTTGGAGCAGGCGGGTTTAAACCAAAGCCAAATCGATTTATTATCGGCCTTAATCGCCCAGTACCAGCTGGTGCAGCAGGCGCCACTGTTGGACTCGGTGGACCCAGTGGACCCACAAATGGTGGGGATGTCGGCTCAACCACCACGCCCACGGCATAATCACAGACACAGCCAGTCGCACACGCTGCGGCTACCACTTCTTCGCACCACTTCGCACGGGCCTGGTAGTGCCAGTGGGTCGAGCTCCGCAGGCGGTGGACTTGGGCTCAGCGGTGACACGGCTGCTCCTGAGACGTTTGTACCATTTTTCCTGACATCGCCATCGCTAGCTACCGGCAGCTTTGGTGACAGTGCTGGTACCGGCACACACGACGACGGCTCAGGCTCGGAGTCCCCCGCGTCGCTGTCTACGTCCAAGTCTATCGATAACGATATAGACAAGCGTCGCCGCAACACGGCGGCGTCCGCGCGGTTCCGCATCAAGAAAAAACTAAAGGAGAAGCAGATGGAGGATAAGATCTCCAATCTTCAAGACGTGATACGAGGGTTTGAAGGCAAGATCCAGACGCTAGAGTTGGAGAATCGGTTgctcaaaaacttgattaTTGAGAAGGGAAGTGAGAAGAGCGACAATGAGTTGCGGATGCTCCGGGAAAAGATATATAGGGAGGAGCAAAAGTAG
- a CDS encoding uncharacterized protein (EggNog:ENOG503P48W; COG:S), producing MNDPYDPSHAPLLESQETNTKISFFDSFPSLFDSSQSESESHECPESCKLVVSFSYDRLKLIAIVRSSITKFEDLVSDTKYKRKPTRLEYKNKLAVHGGAEEKPEVTYLSRISLFQLSRILNLSEYDINLTKTVQHQILDVFTKHCDFRLGYDTWVKHTDESQRDRALSILYEFFRDVYPFTKKQLQVVIRRGSYRCMQSRLRRDKHSALKKILRGE from the coding sequence ATGAACGATCCGTATGACCCATCCCATGCGCCTCTCCTTGAATCACAAGaaaccaacaccaaaatatCATTTTTTGACTCTTTTCCTCTGTTGTTTGACCTGAGCCAGTCTGAATCCGAGTCCCACGAATGTCCAGAGAGCTGCAAGTTGGTTGTTTCGTTCTCTTACGACAGGTTAAAGCTCATTGCGATTGTACGGTCTTCTATCACAAAATTTGAGGATCTTGTTTCTGATACCAAATACAAAAGGAAACCTACCAGACTAGAGTACAAGAACAAGCTAGCTGTCCATGGGGGAGCTGAAGAAAAACCTGAAGTTACCTATTTGTCTAGAATCAGCTTATTCCAGCTTTCACGTATTCTCAACCTCCTGGAGTATGATATCAATTTAACCAAAACCGTCCAGCATCAGATCCTCGACGTGTTCACCAAGCACTGTGACTTTCGATTGGGATACGACACATGGGTGAAACACACAGACGAGTCCCAGAGAGACCGGGCTTTATCGATTCTTTACGAGTTTTTTAGGGACGTATACCCGTTTACTAAAAAGCAGTTGCAAGTGGTAATCAGGCGTGGCAGCTATCGGTGCATGCAGCTGAGACTACGTCGTGACAAGCACCTGGCCTTAAAAAAAATTCTTCGAGGTGAGTAA